ACAATGGGGAATTGATATTGCATGCCATGTCCTTAATACAAGGGAGTGCCGCAGGGGGCGGCAAAAAAAGGGAGGGACGCCAGTCGCTTTTGTGCTGCAGATCGTACCGATTTTCACGTCCCGTCATTTGACACTTGCTTTTCCCTACGTCCTTGGGCATAATTTTACATGTCCCAGGACAAAACAAAAGGCGTGGTGACAGATTGGCTATGTGACGGACTGCAAATCCGTTCAGGTTGGTTCGATTCCAGCACACGCCTCCATCTTGCTTGCATTCAAGACCGACAAAACTGGCTTAAGTTCCGGTTTGATGCACACAGAAAAAGTCGCCTTTAGGGCGATTTTTTTATTCACTTTTCCTGGGCTGCAAATCGGCACCCTCTGCGCTGCGGCCAAGCATTTTCATCCCACTTGGCCCACCAATCCAACTTGGCCTGCAATTTAACACAAGCACGCGCGTGATCTGCGCAAAAAGCCCGCTTTTTCGTGCCCTAAAAACATCACTGTGCATGCAAGACCCGCGAGGTCTTGAACCCTGTCTTTGTAGCTGTTACATGCAAATAATGAACAGTGAAACTCCTGGCCTCACGTGTCTGCTTTTTACTACGACCTAGTACAAACATCCGCCATCCGTATTTGATTCACCCCCGCAAGCCTGCTGGCTTTAAAACCAGCCTTTGGCCTGCGCTGATATGATGGCGGCATTCGCGCATGCTCCAGGTCATCGAGCGGCTTTGTCCGCCTTGCTGGCCGCCTCTGCCTCACCCATAACCATAAGACCGTCTGCAAACGGTTTTCACCGATTCAAGTCGATTGTCGAACACCATGAAATTAACCACCTGGAACGTCAATTCTCTGAACGTTCGTCTTCCCCAAGTGCTGGACTGGCTGGCAGCCAACCCCGTTGATGTACTTTGTCTTCAGGAATTGAAACTGCCGGACGAACGTTTTCCTTTGGAGGCCTTTCAGGAAATGGGCTATCACGCGCATTGGGCTGGTCAGAAGACGTATAACGGCGTGGCCTTGATTTCCCGCGAGCCAGGCACGGACGTACAACGCAATCTGCCCAATTACGAGGACCCCCAGCAACGGCTGCTGGCTGCCACCTACCCCTCGCCGGATGGCCCGGTCCGTGTCGTCAGCGCCTATTGCCCGAACGGGCAATCGCTGGACAGCGACAAATACAGCTACAAGCTGGAATGGTTCGCCGCCTTGCACGACTGGCTGGAAAAAGAATTGCAGCAGTACCCCCGACTGGCTATTTTGGGCGACTATAATATTGCCCCGGCCGACCAGGATGTCTACG
This genomic interval from Alcaligenes ammonioxydans contains the following:
- the xth gene encoding exodeoxyribonuclease III, yielding MKLTTWNVNSLNVRLPQVLDWLAANPVDVLCLQELKLPDERFPLEAFQEMGYHAHWAGQKTYNGVALISREPGTDVQRNLPNYEDPQQRLLAATYPSPDGPVRVVSAYCPNGQSLDSDKYSYKLEWFAALHDWLEKELQQYPRLAILGDYNIAPADQDVYDPVKWGVDVLVSPPERAAFERLLALGLHDAYRLFEQEGSPFTWWDYRRFAFRRDAGLRIDHALLSDELKARCLACEIDREPRANEQPSDHAPVTAILSFS